In Caretta caretta isolate rCarCar2 chromosome 15, rCarCar1.hap1, whole genome shotgun sequence, the genomic stretch TGCTGTGCCACATCTTCACAGCAGCACATGTTGGGGTCACCAGCATGAGCTGACCCTGCAAAAAACTGTCTGCAAGTGAGCCTGGGATATGCAAGCCCCCTGTGGACATGAGGGGTGGCCCAGTGTCAGCTTCACTCCAGCTCTAGAGCAGCCTCTGTTAAGTAAGATATGGAGCTGGGGTGACTTCAGCTTTCCAGTCCAGCTGAGATGGCCTCTGGCCTAGCACTCCCTGATACAAGCAGGGAGAACTCCCTCTTCCTAGGGAGGGAATGAGAATCTGATCCCTGTAGGGTAACCCTTTTCTGCCTCTCCTAGGGCAGGGCACTTGACTCCTATGTACATCCCTTCAGAGACTGGCCACCTGTCTGCCTCTGGAGTGCTAATGTTCACGGTGACCCTAATGAATGGTAAGAcacctggggaaggggtgggcagTGCCAGCTGATCTCCCACACAGCCCATCCTGACTGCATCTCCTGCAGCTTCAGGCAACATCCAACCCAGTTCCCTCCACCTCAATACTCACTTTGCCTCTCTAAGATGGCGTCTTAGGCTCTTGGCACCATTGCCATCTCAGCTTCTAGGAAACTACTGAAGCAAAGACTTGTGCCTCATGATTTTGTAATGTGTTCACAAGAATACCCATTGGAACACACCCCTCCCCATTTCCTCCCCAAAACCTGCAGGCATGTGCAGAAGGCTCTGTGCTTGGAGTCTCCTTCTGAGACCAGCATTCTGTACCATGCACTTTGACTAATTCTTGTTTTCTTGCAGTGGACTTCAGTGCCCCATCAGACTCCAAGATCTTCTTCCTAGGCTCTCAGATCCATATAGAGTTTTCTGTAAAGAGTTCCTTCCACCAGCCTCTGCAGATCTTTGTAGATGAGTGCACTGCCACCCCAACCCCAGAACTTAGCAAGTCTCCGAGGAACTATAGCATCATTGCAAACCATGGGTAACTATCTCCAGGAGACAACAGCTCTGGGGTGCTTGAATGTCTGAAGTGGAGTAAGGTGTGAAACATGCTCCTGGGACTGCCCCAACTCCATTGTAATGGAACATGCTGGGTTCTGAAGGCTCCTACATAAATCCTAGATTTGGGGGAGAGAGGCTGGTCTCTGACTCCAGCTGATCCAACTAAGCCACAGACTACCAAGAGACAATAGTAAATGAAGATATCTGGCTTAGCCTCTGGTAACCACATGGCCCCTTAAAGAATTGGACACACTGGCACTAGTGTTAGTTGATATATCCAAAGCCTTTGCTGTTGCTAGGGCAACTTCGTGTTCATATTGCTCTGTAACACTTGGTGTAGGTCTTTGAAGCTCTTAAACTACTGACTGCAAGTGGAGAGAGAATAATGCAGTAGGCCTCTCCTAGGGTTAAACAGTTCTTCTATCTCTAACAGTCCCTGGACCAGTGAATTTAACTGTCTTCCTGTTCCAGGTGCCTTGTGGATGGTAAGGTGGCAAACTCCCAGTTCCTGCCCAGACAGACCCCTGAAGCTATCCAGCTCTCCCTGCAGGCCTTTGAATTTGTAGGTGTGGACTCTGATGTAAGTAACTAAGAATCTGAATTAGATGTACAGCTTCCTTCGAGGGCTGGAATGTCAAATGCCTGCATACTCTGAATGCAACTTGCAGATGGCTCAAGCTAGAACTCATTTTTCACTGATGGGTTGGTGAACGGCTCCACACCATTAACACTTCATGGCTTTAGTTTCAGCTAGACTCTAGCTTGTGGAAACTGGCACACAACCGCATTAAGAACTGCACAGTTATCTCAACTTATCATCCAACAACCTAGCAAACAGTACCTGAGGAGACTCCACCTCTCATGTACTTCTGTGAAGCCTAGAAATTTAACTCCCCTACCAGCATGCTTCCcttaggttgagaaccactggcttattTACCATTATGGGCTGCACATGCAGCtctgttatgtgggctgcatccacacaacatatgtatggccctgaggatgtcacatgggctgcagctgtgtgctgactgggccacCAGCAGGCCatgagttgagaaccactgccttaagcaCTGAAAGGCACCTTCAGACAGCATCTAGCCTCTGACATGCCCTGCCTCCAAACTAGGGCATCAGCTATGCTCCTAGCAAACAGGCCTTCACAAAAGAAATTCCATGCAACCAGCTGCTTTGTTACTCTCACTAACATTGAAGTGGCCTAGTTAGTCCAGAGCTGGATGTTCTGGCCACCCAAGGCTAGTATCGCAAAGCTTCATCATGGTGATGCTGAGCATTGCTGCTCCTAGGAAGTCACTGGAATTAACAAAGCTTGATTGGCCCCCAGGCTCTCTACAAGGATGGTTTGTGGGAGGGGAGACCTCAGAATAGCATTCACAAAAACCAGCACCCTAGGCAGCTCCTGGCTGAAATTAGCCACTGGGAGGGGGTTGCTAAAAACCTATCCCTCTCTTGGAgacaggcacctaaatcccatctGCAGGGAAGTACCTAGCTGGGCTTGGGATTCTCAGACAAGCCTAGTggtccctgttcaaatcccctcTACcctcaggggtgtggggggggggggaggggaggagtggtcCTCCTAATCCCAAGTGCTGGGCTAAAAATGGAGGGAAGCTCCTCCTTCCCCAGATGTCTCACGCAGGATGCCTCTAGGGGCCCAATAAGTAGGTAGGGGCTAAGCAAGCTTACCAGACTAGGCCCTACAAGCAGGTCTGTGTCCTCCACCTCATCCCCGGGTCATTGTTCTAGGGCTGGATGCCCAGCATTGGgctgcagtgtgcatgcccagagatGGAAACCTAAGGAACTTAGGCCAGAAATCTAGGTCCTGAGCAAGGTTAGGCCCCTATAGGTTGGACAGCCCAGTGGGGCTTCTGTGAAGCCTAGTAAAGCCTGCTTCTGGGATTTAAGCACTTAACTGCTACTTTAGATGCCTAATTCCTCTATGAATGCAGCATTTTAGGGGCTACAAATAGGCAACTGCCTGGAAGCCCCATTTAACTTCTTCATAGCAAGCATGGGGTCATGACAGACCCATCCACAAACCAGAGCATCTCTGAAAGGCAGCATGTGGGGGACTTGTAATGGGACTCCTGGTATCTGGACTGCACTTGAGCAGAGCAGCTATGCTGAGTAGGGCTCTTTCTCCTCTCCTGaacaccaccccccacagcttcccCCACCACCAGTGAAGGATGTTTCTTCCTGATAGGCAGTGGGGATAATCTCAATCTgctttcttctcttctctcccctcccaccccccaagatCTATCTCCACTGCCAGGTGCTGGTCTGGGACCCCAGCGTGCTCATGGATCCCACAAGGAAGGCCTGTTCATTTCACAGGGACACCAACAGGTAAGGACCcttgggggagaaggaggaattgCAATTCTCTAAAACTAAACCAGCTAGAACAGAATCTGGTTGTTCTACATGGGTATGTCCCAGTGACGTGCCATACAGGAGGGAACAACCTGCAGAGATGCTTGCAAACAGTCCTCTGGAGACTCTCTTGTGGACAACAAACTTGGCTCTAGTGCCCAAAGCAACTTTAGCTCATACCACTTGCTTCTTCATTACCCTTATTTCTCCCACCTCACTGGTGGAGAGACTATAATGGCAAAGCCAACAAACTGGGTGGGACTAGCTGGACAACACTAAAAGCCTTCAGGTGAACTCCATTAGATTGGGAATGGTGGCAAAGGCTGGTTTCCCTTGCAAACCTACCAAGGGAAACTACCTAGCTTCAAGTGCTGTGCCAAAGTGACTTGGTTCAAAGCAGGACAGAAAGGTCCTGCCATAGTGTTCCCCCCCACAACCCTTTCATGAGGGTGGGAACATGGCCCCTAGAAACATGGCGTACAGGCTGCTCTTGCAGTAGTGAGATTTGTTCTAACAAAGAACAGGCCAAGCACTAAGTGTAGAGGGGGAATCCAGGCCTGCCTTGAGAGAGGCACCAGGCAATTCACATGATCTCTACCTGCTTCCCTCTGTGATGGGTAGTGAGCTTTACCAGGGTTTCTAGCATGCTCAGGACTAATAGCCCCCTTGGGATGCAGTGCTGGACTTCTTTCCTTGGCAGACAATGACCAGTCCTTATGCTGCAGAGTCCATGAATTTTGTCTGAACACTCAAGATTGGTTGAAGTTCAGGTGCAAACCAGCAGCTGGCCAAGCAAACCTTGGTCTCTAGACACTCTAGAGCTCTCgtgggggtggagtcccaggCCAGCCAGACACAATGGCACTAGTGCTGGCATAGCAAAGCTGTAACACGGGCATACCCGTGGAGTCAGGTGGGGTTTGTCCTCTGGATAGTAGCGCTGTTCATACACGTGCTGCTGCTTATCGAGTTAGTGGGCATACGTACATAGCTGGATTCTCACCCTGatcagtgtagatgtagcctaaaacACCATGCTTGTATCTTACAACCACTCCCAACTTCTCCTTGCTGCAAGGGACAATGCTCCCAGGCAGCTCTACTATCCATGCCTGCTCTGCGCCTCTCACTTAAGACAGAACTGCTGATCTTCACACCAGTCCTGTTGCAAGCAGATGCTCAACCTTGCCCTAGCTCTCCTGAAAGAGCCTCAGTGCTCAGATGAGTTAGAAGCTGCCTGGGGACTGAGCCTAGGGACCTCACAATCCCATGTAATTCCTCAACTTTTGAGATGTTGATCAGCAGGGGTGAGTCACCTTTGTACTACTCTCCTCCAACAGGTGGGAACTCCTGGACAGTCCCTCTCTGAGCTCTGGCTGTAGCTGCTGCGACTCCCTATGCCAAGCCACAACCTCTCGCCACAAGAGAGACCTGGAAGGTACTACTTCTGTTGAGAAGGAAAgtgtgtggggatggggcaggatgtTCTGTGTGGTCATTGTTCCTGATAGTGGAGACTTGGCCAAGTCTGGCAGGCTTGGTTTGGGGTGCCCCTTCTCCTgtggtgcaaaggtggctttcaTTGTCACATGGCATCAGTATTCCAGCATCTCCGCTCTAGTGAAGTAGAGACCTGGTAATGGGGCTCTCCCCCAAGCAAAGGGAAGAGGTAGGAGATGCTGAGCTCTTCAGAGCCAGCTGTGTAAACAAGCTCCTGGCCAAGCAAGAGATAAATTGTTCAGtattttttgggaggggcagcagaTTTGTAAAATTTTGGGGTCCaagtccctcccacccccacacataGCTTGTAAGCCTATATATGTACTAGAAACAGTAAGTGTCtaacagtttccctatattgcactggggaggagagctctgggggtgcaggcaggctgccctggggctggggccacaggactCCAGTCCTGTTCTCCCCAGGCCCCTCTCAGGTTTAGGAAGCCCCCTTGCCTCccttgtggtggggagggggggaagcagccATCACATGTGTGCCTCTTCCCTCTGCTGCTGGTGTTGCTTCTTCTGTAGCTGGTGAAGGGGCACAGAGCAGCAGGGGATACTctgggggtggcaggtggggctgggggaggctcatggggggggggggggtgatggcaGGTGGGGCCAGGCCCATATAACTTGCTGCCCCAGGGATCTGAAGCTTCCCATCTCCATTTGCCCCAGGCTCTGCAAGGGAAGGTGGACTTGTCCATGCTGTTGTTGTTGGCCCCTTGAAGGTGCAGAAACTAGCTGCAAAGACTGGAAGCTATGACTGGGACTCAAATGGCTTTCCCGCAATCCAGAGTCACACAGGTAACTACCCTCGTGGGTTGAAGCTGTGTTCCATAGCAACCAGACAACCACTGGCTACAGTGGGGAGTCCTGACAGGCAGGGAATGGAGTTGGTACAACAGCCCCAGAAAGCTCAGTTGCccagtgggaggggagcagagttTGAACTGTCTGGTGCCTTGCTCAAGAGAACTGAAGTGTCTACTCAGTGGGTAGGTGTGGGCAGCTACAGCCATACCCCCTCCAGATTTCCCACCCACTACTGGCCTTGCCTTAACCAAGGGAGCCATTGGGTGAAGACAGCTCCTCTCCATGAGGAGTTAGACACCCACAAGCTCCTCAATCCAACTTCTAAATCCTAGTACACTCTGGAATCTTTCTCCTCTCTAAAGAGCAAAGAACCCCAAGGAAGTCAGAGCAGGTGCTTGCTAGTCTAAAGCCCAGCTGAGCCACCCCTGAGAATTCTATGAGGCAGAGGTGCCAAAAATGGGAGGAGAAATAACTAGCTTGATGCCTTCCCTGAGCACAGTGAGGGGCAGTTAGTCCTTTCCACCCCAATTATGATGGGCTTGTCAACATAACTAAACTCCCACAAACATCACACCTGTACCCCATCCTGACCCAAGGGTTTCCCAAAAGATACATGGCCCATTGTTGCAGGGATGGATGGCTTTGGGAAATAAGCTGTCAATGTCCAGCTGCCTCTTGACACTTTCCTCTTGCAGGAGGGAAACCAAGTGTGATGCCACCTCCTGTTGGTGCCCTGCTGCTGGAAGTTGCTCTAATTGCTGTAGTGTCCCTGGGTTTCTGCCTGTACAATAGCCATCACAAGAAGCTCTGTTTCAGAACCAGGGGGGCTGCAGACTCCTGCACAGAGGGGCTGGTTACTGCAGAACAGGAGTGTGCAAGCATTAATGCAGATGTGGAATGAATCCAAGTAAAACCTTAACAAATCCAGCTGGTGTGTGCATGTCATTTatggctgggctgggagctcctgggcctctggggtggaaggggaCCAGCAAGTTGAAAGCTGCATTTGAATATCTCATGCTGCTTTCTAGCTAAACTTCATCTTTCTCTACCAATATTCCCTCACTAGCCTGAGCCAGGGCAAGGCTCTAAATACTCCTTGTGGAAGAGCTTCACTCAGGCTTGATCCTAGACCCTATTAGTAATGGAACCAAGACACTACCAACCTCTGGGAATGTCCCCTTCCTGGGGAGGCCATGCTCTGGACACTCCATATGCTGGATGTCAAGCAAGAAAACCTTCTGGTGTCCCAGTAACTGCTCAAAATGCTGTAGCTCACTGACCGACCTGCTTAAAATGTGATCTAACTGCTGAGCTGGCTTGCTCCTTCAGCTATAGATCCAGTAACTCAAGTCATTGTCAGGACCCATAGGAGGAGGTCAGGGACTTGGCTCAGTCTGACTAGTCTaacctttaacaaaaaaaataacaagcCAGTTTAGCACTGGTAATGTCCAAGTGCAGGTGTAGTCCTGCTAAACCCTCTTTGCTATTCTGGAAGGCACAAGTGAGATTAGAATATTCTAGCTCCTGAATAGACTTAATATGGGGCAAGCCAACATGAGTTTAAAAGACTCAAGGACAATCTTTTAACATGGGGTtggtttttgtgttgttttttttttcttaaaggcatTGGTGGGGCCCCTTGCTGATCTAGGGAAAGTAGCTCTGACAGAGGCTTTCTAAGGGTAGAGTTGGACTGGATTTGACAGTGTTGGAGGGGACTACTAGTTAaaccttttttaatttaaaccccGCTCAGTGAGCTTACATGCCAGTAACTGGCCTGCAGCAGGACTCACTGCTCCAACCACAGGAGCTGAAGTGCTGTTGAGAATACAGTAAAACCTccattacaaacacctcaggaacggAGGTTGTTTGTAACCCTGAACAAAACattggttctttcaaaagtttacaactgaacattgacttaatacagctttggaaCTTTATGGTGCAGAAGAAAACTACTGCTTTTAagtatcttaatttaaatgaaaccagcACAGACAGGTTCCATAGCTTGtcaatttttttcagaactttcccttttatttttactttttttttttccctctgctgcTTGCataattccaaatgaggtgtgcagttgactggtcagtttgtagcTCTGGtcctcataactctgaggttctactgtagctgGGGAAACAACTGAAAAATGCCTTCAGGACCTTCCTCAAAAGGAGATGGTGCCAGACAACTTCTGCACTTAACCTCTTCTACCCTAGTCTTGTAAAGTTAGGGCAAGGCTGCCCTGCTCAACCCTCAGCTGGCTTACAATCATAGGGGGGAAACCCTCTCTTCAAAGGCATTTCCAGGGTGTTTATCAAAATACCATCAGAGCATCTGAGAGCACTAGATCTCAAACACTCATTAAGTGGATAcacagaggggaaatgacttggctCAGGTCATCCAGGGGCCAAGCTGGGCTTAAACCTAGACAGTCTGAGGCTCCAGGCCTGGTCTGTAACCACTACACCACATTACCTCCCAGTGCTAGGGCACAACTAGCCCTGTTTGGGAAATGTAGCTAATGAGGTCCATAAACTGAGTTGCTCAAGTTCCTCCATGGAAGGCTTATGTCAGAGCCAAGCCTCTGCTTTTGCCATATAACTATCCTCTCTGCTGTGAACCCTGCAGGGTGGTACCTAACCCATCCTTGCAGGGGAGAAACTGAGGATCCTTGAGTTCAAGGAGAAGCAAAGCAGCAGACTTGCCATGAGGCACCTTCATTGACTCCGGGCAGTAGCTGGGAGCTGAAGCCCCCATGCCGTTGTAGAGCAAGGGTATTGAGTGCTAAAACCAGTCTGCAATTTAAGAGAAGGGGGAAGGCGAAGCAGCCTCTGCATGAACTGATTATTCAGAGATGGGGCATCTAATCAGTAGTGACATGCCTGGGATTTTATTCTGTAATCTAGACGGTCTGAATCCGTGTGATACTAAACACCCCCATGGAGCTTTTTGTTCAGactatcaccaggttcaatcactGGGATTCATGGGCTGTTACCATTCAGTTTTTAAGTACTCAGCCTTTTTTGGCTGTTTGTACACACGTGACTTTACAAATGACACTTGTGCACCACTAAGACTTTTTGTTTCCATACCAGTACCACCTTGGAgtcctgatctcagctgtggTCCCTTCATGCTGGGGTCTGGGCAAACATTCAGCCAGCCTTGCCCctcaagagtttacagtctaagctGATCAGGGACAGTATAAGAAGTGACTTGCATGATGTTACAGGGCAAGTCAGTTGCTGAGGTGGGAGTAGACCTCTGTCCTGTGCACTGGACCATGCTccctttcatcatttttacaTGTGCACACACTGCTTACTAGATGTTCATGATGTCAAACTTCTCAGCAGTTTCACCAAATTTAAAGTGGTGCTAATTTAAACTGGACTCCAGTGTGGAAATGGCTAGTGGTGGTGGTCCAAGTCGCAGGTAAGGTGCTGCTATTAGGAGGAGGTTAGCCTTTGTTTACTTAGTACAAATATGTGCTCTCTCTAGGGCATGCAGGTAAACACCCTTTTGCCAGTCAGTTTCATTGCTGGCCATGGTAATTTCCCCtcgtttgctgctgctgcttcatggCGACACAGGAGATCGATGCTTCTGTCGGGTAAGAAAAGGGGCTTGTACGCACACCAACAACAGCAGCCGCAGCCCCTGAatctctgcctccttcctcagAAATGCCTAGATTTGACTCCCACTTTAATGGTATTGTCTGCccatgtgtaagcgggggaatggccctgctcttgtggagaactttcctggcttctgcattaCCCCGGTGCAATGCGCTAGtggaaggatctgagtcctcgctcccacttccctTACCCGGAGGccttcctccccactctcctgtctggcagaggcCTCGTAACCCCAacgaggctgggcccaggattcctggggggctcgaccccctaACCCGACTGTGGTCACCTACGAcaagggctagggtgtccccactgcagggtactctctctgcactggacacttccctgacccactgatcattacatacaatttaaagcaaatacaatttatttaatcaacaattagtttaaaaaggaataaggaaaaatgggaaaggttaaaggaaacacatcaccccgctctgtggcagggaacatcacaaacggtATCTCTGGATTGTccaggcagttcacagtctgctccttgtaagtcccaggccccctgctccggccctggctgtgctgcagggatgctgtgggttggacacttgctctggtggtggccacacgctctcaggctctaagtggtaggacccttctgcccagtgtcgcccccaccctgtcggggttacaatctaagcctggcctgcagagcctcttggctgaggcgtctccctgtgcagggcccgctgcccagggtccccctcgctctccccagctgctcaccgcacccagctccggactgctccagccccaccactcggtctctgcactgctgctgctctgcctgcagctccctgggctgcttctctggcccctctgactctggttgctgcagctctgctcccaggacagggtctgctctctctgggctgcttttctggtccctctggatctggcccagctctgctccccagcgcagctcgggcccctgctttctgcttagctcggccccactctgtctgacccaggcaaatccagctgacacggaggacgggacctccctggcctcttgactccctgattagcccgcccaccctgtcattcaggctgacctgcagcattggcctctccccattgttcctgggggctgtccatctcagggtcctgatttcccatctacccttccccttttagtactgggagctagccaaacaaaacacccccactgaatgttagtaagggggcaacagtccccgtACATTCCCCCTTGCTAGAATTCTGCCACAGCCACAATATTCACACCAGTACATCCGGGCCCCGTATTAACACCATATATCCACATCATGTTATATTAAAAACCCATTAACAATTAgcaaaagaacatttaacataTTTAACATTTCACATCTACTTCTTCATACTATACATAACAATATTCATTAAAACACTACATAGAACCAATAACATAATTATCTCTAAGTCTAACAGGAAGTACACCCTTATTAGACCTCTGGGACCTTCTTAAGACTGGTGGTTCGTTACCCATATTTTCTATTTTCCTGTCCTCGGATAATACTGGGTCAGTATGAGGGATCTGGCCATTTTCATTAGGGTTTGGGTTTGCCCCATTGGTTTCAGTCTCCTCAGGAAATAGCTATTAAGGCTTTGAGgcagcgtgcctcagtttccccctcaccCAGCAAACCAGGTTTGTTATGGTTTCTCTGTTGTGGTATGCTTTAAGTCTGTTTACAGGTATTAATTATAAAGTAGCATTATCATAAGGTTTAACATCTGTGTCAAAATTCTTATccccaaaacttaacattaataccaaaaTTTGTATCACAGATGTGCgtttacaagtatctttatgATACCATGCCATCTGTTCAGTTTGAGGTTAGTTTGTTCATTACACATGGTGTCCTTCGACTTTCTTCCATGTAATCAAtcactggcttttctttccctccagtgttcccctctgtgtgggctcttaatttaatcatgtttctggAATTTTAATGCCTCAGGGTCTGGCAAGATAGGTGTTCAGGGGGATCCTGCCcattggctggccctttggggagtgGTCTCTcaaccccaggactgtacatatACAGAAAATCCAGCTCCCTTTTTGGGGTTACCTGATACTTCCCTCTCCTAGCACTGAGTGCTTCCTTGCCCCCTTTTCCTAGAGGGCTGTGATCTGTGCTGTCTGGGCTAGGTATGTTTACCTTTGATCAGATGCACCTTTTCCTAGCAGCTTTTCCATAAGTGGCTTGACTAATTCTGGAGGAAATTTCCTTATTGAGGGTACCGTTACTCAAGATGGTACtgcccaaatacttgaactgctCCACATTTTTCAACTGTGTGCCTTGGATGAAGATGG encodes the following:
- the LOC125623098 gene encoding zona pellucida sperm-binding protein 3-like encodes the protein MGLWKAFLGVLIWSSALAAQRAPINSVLYECNKTSIHLAVKIDPLGNGLLLDPQLVHLGSCLYSINDLQGFLHFQYRLKDCGFSRLTSGNMIEYFTDLVYRPSPGTGRRYTTSFTERINCTDYEAGHLTPMYIPSETGHLSASGVLMFTVTLMNVDFSAPSDSKIFFLGSQIHIEFSVKSSFHQPLQIFVDECTATPTPELSKSPRNYSIIANHGCLVDGKVANSQFLPRQTPEAIQLSLQAFEFVGVDSDIYLHCQVLVWDPSVLMDPTRKACSFHRDTNRWELLDSPSLSSGCSCCDSLCQATTSRHKRDLEGSAREGGLVHAVVVGPLKVQKLAAKTGSYDWDSNGFPAIQSHTGGKPSVMPPPVGALLLEVALIAVVSLGFCLYNSHHKKLCFRTRGAADSCTEGLVTAEQECASINADVE